Proteins encoded within one genomic window of Rhinoderma darwinii isolate aRhiDar2 chromosome 5, aRhiDar2.hap1, whole genome shotgun sequence:
- the WIPF3 gene encoding WAS/WASL-interacting protein family member 3 — protein MPVPPPPPAPPPPAPSGPPAPPPPPAFSQGRSAPPKLKQETGGGGRSALLSDIHKGARLKKVTEVNDRSSPIIENAKKNGGTGNGRNAIAPPAGGLFAGGFPVLKPSGQRDVTGNKNAPQLPGMKGNVPKQLDQVPTKADLPRPIPHTVAARAPPPRPTILGHSPPVPPPIPPSSNKPQLMPSSPKPPLFKERFEKPTVGSNAPFSLNSPDKTRPQRPLSHCFPSTPPPLPLHPPPSLPPSYPGRRSPSPSLPDVRDHSGLPAHPSVHSRLEEDFLPPPPDIRDLPPPPPPPLHQMSISTRRRLSEPLPPPPVFVNEHSNAPPRPSKGPPLRPSIPPVPGHGRPQKLAVNSGGRLAPPPLPPARSPSTELSSRQQGNQQTPNRNPAKQAYCPPSPANVHSLDDFESKFTFHSAEDLPPPELYEPFERIYPSKCYAAPSGPPPQRPQMR, from the exons ATGCCAGTGCCTCCACCACCTCCGGCTCCTCCACCACCTGCACCAAGTGGACCACCTGCACCACCTCCACCACCTGCTTTCTCCCAG GGTCGATCAGCGCCTCCAAAACTGAAACAggagacaggaggaggagggagatCTGCGTTACTGTCAGACATTCATAAAGGGGCACGCCTCAAGAAAGTAACAGAGGTCAACGATCGGAGTTCTCCAATAATTGAGa ATGCCAAGAAAAATGGTGGCACAGGAAATGGTAGGAATGCAATTGCTCCACCTGCTGGTGGTCTTTTTGCTGGAGGATTCCCAGTGCTAAAGCCTTCAGGCCAAAGAGATGTAACAG GAAACAAAAATGCTCCACAGCTTCCCGGAATGAAAGGAAATGTGCCTAAACAACTAGATCAAGTACCCACTAAAGCTGATCTACCAAGACCTATTCCACACACTGTGGCAGCTAGAGCTCCTCCACCACGTCCAACTATCCTTGGCCATTCACCACCAGTGCCTCCTCCAATACCACCATCAAGCAACAAACCTCAACTGATGCCATCTTCTCCAAAGCCCCCTCTTTTTAAAGAGAGATTCGAAAAACCAACAGTAGGATCAAATGCTCCATTTTCATTAAATTCTCCAGACAAAACAAGACCTCAAAGACCTCTTTCCCATTGTTTTCCATCTACCCCACCACCACTTCCTCTTCATCCTCCACCTTCACTACCGCCAAGTTATCCTGGTAGGAGAAGCCCTTCACCTTCTTTACCTGATGTCAGAGATCATTCAGGACTTCCAGCACATCCTTCTGTGCACTCTCGGTTAGAAGAAGACTTCCTCCCCCCACCGCCTGATATCAGGGATCTTCCACCACCTCCGCCACCTCCCCTTCATCAAATGTCAATTTCTACTAGGCGAAGATTATCTGAGCCATTGCCACCTCCACCAGTGTTTGTCAATGAACACAGTAATGCTCCACCTCGACCATCAAAGGGGCCTCCTCTAAGGCCTTCTATTCCACCTGTACCTGGACATGGAAGGCCACAAAAACTTGCAG tgAACAGCGGAGGACGATTGGCTCCTCCCCCACTTCCTCCCGCACGCTCCCCATCTACAGAGCTTTCCAGCAGACAGCAGGGTAATCAGCAGACTCCTAATAGAAATCCAGCAAAGCAGGCATATTGCCCTCCTAGTCCTGCAAATGTGCACTCTCTAG ATGACTTTGAATCTAAATTCACCTTTCATTCAGCGGAGGACTTGCCGCCACCGGAATTGTATGAACCATTTGAACGGATCTACCCTAGCAAATGCTATGCCG caccatctgGCCCACCACCCCAGAGGCCACAGATGAGATGA